From a region of the Dictyostelium discoideum AX4 chromosome 2 chromosome, whole genome shotgun sequence genome:
- the pldG gene encoding glycosylphosphatidylinositol phospholipase D — protein sequence MKNKIILLWLLLIVILCTISNVKGCGMTTHNTVARRAYNFSSFDGFEQYQKYVSENFDVFDAGAAFPDFGYDCGGLANESEAAHWPPFLRAATKYLLETYPQPWSLDGIRLAVFLLGVTSHQIADISWHSIGGIQQGLIRAMAGQDFNGTYELAHGNADEGGEFELAYNYDLSWLSDKWYVPITDIKNIFHSMNYPRVDDENLLRCNAILYAGAMGVKIGGRFFYPEIAKKSPFLVDHYQDYFIGGLDDMSIWTSYCWPVLMGWMDGEDIGDFCFIQPDPNNDDDNQHLRLHHKHSILKNGSKIKEALSKSILNEMKITNNGKGVTFSLPNSMEKAINQVLNKFNQNPIGTLLEKYLPNLFNNKNKFYQENENEQYNHDEEELNIIDIDIDIEEEEQEEEEDKPIRMLSKNNNFKNYEYLNDKKKSSSSKLKNKSKKNIIKLNSDSNDLGTNFTTIYGQNMYSYFGKDIRSKDLNGDGFDDLIISSPGFGVPGSMQTGCVYYIISNGSSVTIDGGSGFTSEFDIDQVATGKLCGNETHAKFGWNIDVLDFNLDGIFDIIIGAPSSSNANLQYLGMIYIYLGEKNNPAGEWSTESDLPSITIQGIEYADTIGTVLRVADCNADSNADLILGSPHSAGGGTQRGTVQIFYSSKKRISGIPISLNDADYYGHGEVDYEWFGYEIKVAGQGDSSTLLVGSPNYHDEETAIVNIGKITSFPYNVNLNSFDLNPKFVMVGVNKNDKLGYSYNMVNGSLFGLDNVNDIMVLSLPTRGFGDDFDQVGEVVLIDIDNLSGFVEIKNVNLLLSIKGTTKYSRFGESLLIGKLESTDEFARLFVGAPLWTDSIDTGPGCVFTFLPNQHLTNDPAVLKQNIINNTPVVIYDSTHSIKTFRIDDDSGSSGGRSFNNKRKDSRFGFRILLSDFNNDGKNDLIVSADRDSSKILEGGSINIFQ from the exons atgaaaaataaaataattttattatggtTGTTATTAATAGTGATCCTATGtacaatttcaaatgtaAAAGGATGTGGTATGACAACACATAATACAGTGGCAAGAAGAGCATATAACTTCTCAAGTTTTGATG gtTTTGAACAATATCAAAAATATGTTTCAGAGAATTTTGATGTATTTGATGCAGGTGCAGCATTCCCAGATTTTGGATATGATTGTGGTGGATTAGCAAATGAATCAGAAGCAGCACATTGGCCACCATTTTTAAGAGCAGCAACTAAATACTTATTAGAAACTTATCCCCAACCATGGAGTTTGGATGGTATTAGATTAGCAGTATTTCTTTTAGGTGTAACTTCACATCAAATTGCTGATATTTCATGGCATTCAATTGGTGGTATTCAACAAGGTTTAATTCGTGCTATGGCAGGTCAAGATTTTAATGGTACTTATGAATTAGCTCATGGCAATGCTGATGAAGGtggtgaatttgaattaGCTTATAATTATGATTTATCTTGGTTATCTGATA aaTGGTATGTGCCAATTACAGAtataaagaatatttttCATTCAATGAATTATCCAAgagttgatgatgaaaatttattaagaTGTAATGCAATATTGTATGCTGGTGCAATGGGTGTTAAGATTGGTGGTAGATTTTTCTATCCTGAAATTGCAAAGAAATCACCATTCTTGGTTGACCATTATCAAGATTATTTCATTGGTGGTTTGGATGATATGTCAATTTGGACATCATATTGTTGGCCAGTATTAATGGGTTGGATGGATGGCGAAGATATTGgtgatttttgttttattcaACCTGAtccaaataatgatgatgacaaTCAACATTTACGTTTACATCATAAacattcaatattaaaaaatggttcaaaaattaaagaagcattatcaaaatcaattttaaatgaaatgaaaattacaaataatggTAAAGGTGTAACTTTTTcattaccaaattcaatgGAAAAAGCAATTAatcaagttttaaataaatttaatcaaaatccAATTGGCacattattagaaaaatatttaccaaatttatttaataataaaaataaattttatcaagaaaatgaaaatgaacaaTATAATCATGATGAGGAggaattaaatattattgatattgatattgatattgaagaagaagaacaagaagaagaagaagataaaCCAATTAGAATGTTatcaaagaataataattttaaaaattatgaatatttaaatgataaaaagaaatcatcatcgtcaaaattaaaaaataaatctaaaaagaatataattaaattaaattcagattcaaatgatttaggAACTAATTTTACAACTATTTATGGTCAAAATATGTATTCTTATTTTGGTAAAGATATTAGAAGCAAAGATTTGAATGGTGATGgatttgatgatttaattatatcaTCACCAGGTTTTGGTGTGCCAGGTTCAATGCAAACTGGTTGTGTTTATTATATCATTTCAAATGGAAGTAGTGTTACAATtgatggtggtagtggtttcACATCAGAGTTTGATATTGATCAAGTTGCAACTGGTAAACTTTGTGGTAATGAAACTCATGCAAAATTTGGGTGGAATATTGATGtattagattttaatttagatggtatttttgatattattattggtgcACCATCTTCATCCAATGCAAATCTACAATATTTAGGTATGATATATATTTATCTTGGTGAAAAGAACAACCCTGCTGGTGAATGGAGTACAGAATCTGATTTACCAAGTATAACCATTCAAGGTATTGAATATGCTGATACTATTGGTACAGTTTTAAGAGTTGCCGATTGTAATGCCGATTCAAATGCAGATTTAATACTTGGTTCACCACATTCTGCTGGTGGTGGTACTCAACGTGGAACagttcaaatattttattcatCAAAAAAGAGAATCTCTGGTATTCCAATTAGTTTAAATGATGCAGATTATTATGGACATGGTGAAGTTGATTATGAATGGTTTGGTTATGAAATTAAGGTTGCAGGTCAAGGTGATAGTTCAACATTGTTGGTTGGTTCACCAAATTATCATGATGAAGAGACAGCAATTGTGAATATTGGTAAAATCACATCGTTCCCATataatgtaaatttaaattcctttgatttaaatccaaAGTTTGTTATGGTTGgtgttaataaaaatgataaacttGGCTATAGTTATAATATGGTAAATGGCTCTTTATTTGGTTTGGATAATGTCAATGATATTATGGTACTTTCATTACCAACGAGAGgatttggtgatgatttcGACCAAGTTGGTGAGGTGGTATTAATTGATATCGATAATCTATCAGGTTTCGTCGAGATTAAGAATGTAAATCTTTTACTCTCTATTAAAGGTACAACCAAATATTCAAGATTTGGTGAaagtttattaattggtaaattagAATCAACTGATGAATTTGCTCGTCTATTCGTTGGTGCTCCATTATGGACCGATTCAATCGATACTGGTCCTGGTTGTGTTTTCACTTTCTTACCAAATCAACACCTTACAAATGATCCTGcagttttaaaacaaaatataattaataatacaccAGTGGTTATCTATGATTCAACTCATAGTATCAAAACTTTTAGAATTGACGATGacagtggtagtagtggtggtagatcattcaataataaaagaaaagataGTAGATTCGGTTTTAGAATACTTTTATccgattttaataatgatggtaaaaatgatttaatagtTAGTGCCGATCGTGATTCTTCAAAAATATTAGAAGGTGGatcaattaatatatttcaataa
- the sigH gene encoding transmembrane protein: MSEGSRQVGMIILCIIIPPLAVFIRRGCAVVFWVNIILWILGWIPGVIHALWVILKHN, encoded by the exons atgtcagaAGGTTCAAGACAAGTTg gtATGATCATTTTATGTATCATTATCCCACCTTTAGCTGTTTTCATTAGaag aggATGCGCAGTAGTTTTCTGggtcaatattattttatggATTCTTGGTTGGATTCCAGGTG TAATCCATGCGCTCtgggtaattttaaaacacaattaa